Part of the Oncorhynchus tshawytscha isolate Ot180627B linkage group LG07, Otsh_v2.0, whole genome shotgun sequence genome, ACAATAGCTACTATTCAgggggtgcaactttggttttagaagtgcggggggacataattattattatttttcatccAGATACACTCAAAAAGGCCTACCCGACCGCTCTGAGGCGTCCgtatggtcctaaagcacatTGTTTccttgttttgtatcacattccaatggtAAAGCAAgggggggggacatgtccccccatCCCCAATGAAAGTTGCACCCTGATATTAATGATAGTGCTAATTAGTTGTAATGCTGCATATTATAGATACAAAATCCATGATCACCCCCCCTCCATCATCCATGGCTTCATTTTCTTTAGCTATCTTTTTTCCCCTGCTTCCCTTGAGGGCTACAGGTGCTGAAGCTGGCTCCCATTCTAAAACAGCAGGAGTTTAACTCTCCTACTCATTAAGACACAAAATACTAAAATtcccccctgctctctccctcccacaccaAGCTTGCCAAAGTAATTTCAAAATACAGATGTTATTTGTGAGCACTCAAATACTTTATTGACACAGATGACAAAAGTAACTTAGGATATTTCTGTCAAATTCTTCAATACTGTTTTATTAAAAATATACATATCGACTGCCCTGAGACTCACACAGTAATTACATTGGGTGGCAGGGAGACAGAGTTCTGTCCAAAATAATGAGGACGAGACAGCAACTTCTACATCAGCCAACTCATCAGTCTTCTACTGTTCCTGAAAGACAAAAAGAACAGTAATTGTATTATGTGCAATTATTGATGAGGACAAAAGATGGGATACTGTGTTTCAAACTTAATGGCATCGACCTTGGTCATGACGTGTGTGATTTGCTCACCTTCACCATGTGGCCATGGAGCAGGTAAGGTGACCTGAAGTCCTGCTGGCAGTTGGAGTAGCCCATGCCCAGCCCCACACCCAAGCCAAACACCACTGGCCATGTGCGCCCTGAAGATGGGATGGACAATTCACTTTAATAAACAAACCATAACTCCCACAAAGATCAACACATGGTCAGTGTTATTAAAAAGCACTAATTACTATGACTGTTCCCTGCTGTCTGAGGCAATACTCACGTTTGAAGAAGAGAACTGAAAACACAATCCCCACACCAAGGCCGGTGGctacagtgagggagagagaaagagagcaagagagagagatgcataaaCTTTGACAGAAGAACAGACAAAAACCAACTCAGCAGCACACCCTATGATTAAGTATTGGGGTGATGCACACCCTATGATTAAGTATTGGGgtgatgcacacatacacacaagtacAGAATTCCCTGGTGTGATCCAAATTAAAACTTCTCTAACAAGTTGGGGGGGGCAACATGGCCCCTAACCCCAGAGCTGGTTAACAACACCTGTCAGCCAGACATGGTTCATTAGAGAGAGAAAGCGGAAGAAGACGAGGAAATGCATGTGAAAATGAACTTAATTGGAAAGAAAAAAATGGAAATGGAGTGAAAAGGGAGAGGAGATGTCTGGGGGTAGGAGGAGCTAGTGCTGATGAAGGACAGACacaaagagggaggagagatggggggataGAGGACAGGCAGTGTGATCTAGAGATCTGGGATGTGTATGTAAGGGAGAGTGAGGGTCCAGTCTGGTCAAGCTAAGGGTCCAGGTGGGTTGATGTGATCTCCATGACTAGGAGGTGGACAGACAAACTGATCaggcaccacacagacagaccaagtAAGTGTGGACCAGAGGgggagcttgaggaggaggaatGTGTTTGTGTTCTTAGCTTCACCTCGCTATGGGCCTCGCCCCACCCAGCTCTGGGCCAGCCATCGCAGAAACACATAAAAACAACAGTTTGGGCCCCTCCACTTCTTAATTGGATTCAGAGAGCTATGCAGCATGACGATGCGCCGTTGCCAGAGCACTCAGACTCTGCTCCCTCCGCCAGGATTACACAACTTACACATGTCAAACAAGACCACAAAAAATGACATCCCACATCTTTATTGCTGCTGACAAACATAAAATCAtgctcctcttcacccctccccctctttccagtCCAAGATTTACAGACTCAGCTTGTCTCtttaaccccactctccctcttaatctctccatttctcctccttccgctcctcccccttcctgtgaTAGTTGCCGAAATGCAGTGAAGTTGGCCAAATATGAAACCAGATCTGCAACAGATTTACAGTTATGAATCTCTAGCCACACAGTGTGATCAAAATCTAAAACCTGGAAATTAGGACGTTCTCATGGCTAGTTGCTCCAAAGCTAGCTGACATTCCAAGACCATGGCCAAATTCCTTGGTTACAAAGGATGAGAATTAAAATCCCTCTGAGGAAATGCACTATTCAAATGGCCTCTAATTTCCCCAGATATTGTGATTGGAAAGGGTGCTTTATTATCATCAGTTCAACATCAGAATGTGTGACATGTTCTTGGACATTATTATGGATATTGGACTCTACCGTCACACTCCACATGCATGATTAAAATGTTTTATCCCCAACACGAACCAGCAAGTGTAATAGTAAAGTAACATTTAGACAACATAGGCCAGGGATCAGGCTAGTGCAACTATACTGTCTGCACTGACCTTTCTGTAAAGTGTAGTAACAGTTTACATTAA contains:
- the LOC112254555 gene encoding MICOS complex subunit Mic10, with the protein product MAEEQGRKWDRCLADSAVKLATGLGVGIVFSVLFFKRRTWPVVFGLGVGLGMGYSNCQQDFRSPYLLHGHMVKEQ